Proteins encoded in a region of the Streptomyces violaceoruber genome:
- a CDS encoding ABC transporter permease — MNVRQWAADLMLGVRFAFTGGREGWTRAVLTAVGVGLGVALLLLTTALPNALTVRHDREAARSDITFATDPMPKADDTLVLARLDDTFRDDDVRGRALEPEGPRAPLPPGLEKFPAVGEMVVSPALKKLLNSDSGALLRERLPDRVVGTIAEEGLIGSAELAYYRGAEGLAEHITSGRIERIDRFGDPDPGEERSDPVLILLILVVFVVLLMPVAVFIAAAVRFGGERRDRRLAALRLVGSDSRMTRRIAAGEAMAGAALGLLFGAGFFMVGRQLAGSAEVFRISVFPSYLNPSPVLALLVAVAVPTAAVLVTLLALRGVVIEPLGVVRAGRPARRQLWWRLILPLAGLAMLYPMIGNGRENGDFNQYLVTGGVVLLLVGVTALLPWVVESVVARLGSGGVAWQLAVRRLQLSSGTAARMVNGIAVAVAGAIALQMLFAGVDDDYTKSTGQDVSWAQMEAILPSGVPMDQAAAKFRDTKGVEAVNAFSEGWLGDRPKDPDHGTTLTVGDCASLREIARLSSCAEGDVFVVHGAEWDAEEDVTKLAAPGRKLYVDPSYEGIPKRHEIPWTVPQGVKAAKPRTGLLAGTDRGGLLITRKAMPEALAPALDGHAYLRLDQSVPDVHDLVRNTTVAIDPLADAVAWAATERTDRFDAIRTGLFVGAACVLALIGASLLVSQLEQLRERKKLLSALVAFGTRRRTLSLSVLWQTAIPIVLGLLLASVVGLTLGTVLLKMTSTPVSVDWTGVLAMTGIGAAVVLVVTLCSLPPLLRLMRPEGLRTE; from the coding sequence ATGAACGTGCGCCAGTGGGCCGCCGACCTGATGCTGGGCGTCCGCTTCGCCTTCACCGGCGGCCGCGAGGGCTGGACCCGGGCCGTGCTGACCGCCGTGGGCGTCGGGCTCGGCGTGGCGCTGCTGCTGCTGACGACGGCGCTCCCGAACGCGCTCACCGTGCGGCACGACCGGGAGGCGGCGCGCTCCGACATCACCTTCGCCACCGACCCGATGCCGAAGGCGGACGACACGCTCGTGCTCGCCAGGCTCGACGACACCTTCCGCGACGACGACGTCCGGGGCCGGGCCCTGGAGCCCGAGGGCCCGCGGGCACCGCTGCCGCCGGGGCTGGAGAAGTTCCCGGCGGTGGGCGAGATGGTGGTCTCCCCCGCGCTGAAGAAGCTGCTGAACTCGGACTCCGGCGCGCTGCTGCGCGAGCGGCTGCCGGACCGGGTCGTCGGCACGATCGCCGAGGAGGGGCTGATCGGCTCGGCCGAACTCGCCTACTACCGGGGCGCGGAGGGGCTCGCGGAGCACATCACCTCGGGCAGGATCGAGCGTATCGACCGGTTCGGCGACCCGGACCCCGGGGAGGAGCGGTCCGACCCGGTGCTGATCCTGCTGATCCTCGTCGTCTTCGTGGTGCTGCTGATGCCGGTCGCGGTGTTCATCGCCGCCGCCGTGCGGTTCGGCGGCGAGCGTCGGGACCGGCGGCTCGCGGCGCTGCGCCTGGTCGGCTCCGACAGCCGCATGACCCGGCGCATCGCCGCCGGTGAGGCGATGGCCGGCGCGGCGCTCGGGCTGCTCTTCGGTGCCGGGTTCTTCATGGTCGGACGGCAACTGGCGGGCAGTGCCGAGGTGTTCCGCATCAGCGTGTTCCCCAGCTATCTCAACCCCTCACCGGTGCTGGCGCTGCTGGTGGCGGTGGCCGTGCCGACGGCGGCGGTGCTGGTGACGCTGCTCGCGCTGCGCGGAGTGGTCATCGAGCCGCTCGGCGTGGTGCGCGCGGGCCGGCCGGCCCGGCGCCAACTGTGGTGGCGGCTGATTCTGCCGCTGGCCGGACTGGCGATGCTCTACCCGATGATCGGCAACGGGCGCGAGAACGGCGACTTCAACCAGTACCTGGTGACCGGCGGCGTCGTCCTGCTCCTGGTAGGCGTGACCGCGCTGCTGCCGTGGGTCGTGGAGAGCGTCGTCGCCAGGCTCGGCTCCGGCGGCGTGGCCTGGCAACTGGCCGTGCGCAGGCTGCAGCTGAGCAGCGGGACGGCGGCCCGGATGGTCAACGGCATCGCGGTGGCCGTCGCCGGGGCGATCGCGCTGCAGATGCTGTTCGCCGGCGTGGACGACGACTACACCAAGTCCACGGGGCAGGACGTGTCGTGGGCACAGATGGAGGCGATCCTCCCGAGCGGGGTCCCCATGGACCAGGCGGCCGCGAAGTTCCGCGACACCAAGGGGGTCGAGGCGGTCAACGCCTTCTCCGAGGGCTGGCTGGGCGACCGCCCCAAGGACCCGGACCACGGCACGACACTGACCGTGGGGGACTGCGCCTCGCTGCGGGAGATCGCCAGGCTGTCGTCGTGCGCCGAAGGGGACGTCTTCGTCGTCCACGGCGCCGAGTGGGACGCCGAGGAGGACGTGACGAAGCTGGCCGCGCCGGGCCGGAAGCTCTACGTCGACCCGTCCTACGAGGGCATCCCGAAGCGCCATGAGATCCCCTGGACGGTGCCGCAGGGCGTCAAGGCCGCGAAGCCGCGTACCGGTCTGCTGGCCGGGACCGACCGGGGCGGCCTCCTGATCACCCGTAAGGCGATGCCGGAGGCCCTCGCGCCGGCGCTGGACGGACACGCCTACCTCCGGCTGGACCAGTCGGTGCCGGACGTGCACGACCTGGTACGGAACACCACGGTGGCGATCGACCCGCTGGCGGACGCGGTGGCCTGGGCGGCGACCGAGCGGACCGACCGGTTCGACGCCATCCGCACCGGCCTGTTCGTGGGGGCGGCGTGTGTGCTGGCGCTGATCGGCGCCAGTCTGCTGGTCTCGCAGCTGGAGCAGCTGCGCGAGCGCAAGAAGCTGCTGTCGGCCCTGGTCGCCTTCGGCACCCGGCGCCGCACGCTCAGCCTGTCGGTGCTCTGGCAGACGGCGATTCCCATCGTGCTCGGCCTGCTGCTCGCCTCGGTGGTGGGTCTGACCCTGGGCACGGTGCTGCTGAAGATGACGAGCACCCCGGTCAGCGTCGACTGGACCGGCGTCCTCGCCATGACCGGCATCGGCGCCGCGGTGGTCCTGGTGGTGACGCTGTGCAGCCTGCCGCCGCTGCTGCGGCTGATGCGGCCGGAGGGGCTGCGCACGGAGTAG
- a CDS encoding LysR substrate-binding domain-containing protein, whose translation MSSKKRQPSLAQLRAFDAVAEHLHFRDAAAAIGMSQPALSGAVSALEEALGVTLLERTTRKVLLSPAGARLAVRTKAVLAEVGALVEEAEAVRAPFTGALRLGVIPTVAPYLLPTVLRLVHERYPDLDLQVHEEQTASLLEGLTTGRLDLLLLAVPLGVPGVTELPLFDEDFVLVTPLDHRLGGREGLERSVLRELKLLLLDEGHCLRDQALDICREAGRAGVPATTTAAGLSTLVQLVAGGLGVTLLPRTAVRVETSRSSQLLTASFTDPAPTRRIALAMRTGAARSAEYGELAAALREAMADLPVRTVHD comes from the coding sequence GTGTCCAGTAAGAAGAGACAGCCCAGCCTCGCTCAGCTGCGGGCTTTCGACGCGGTCGCCGAGCACCTGCACTTCCGTGACGCCGCCGCCGCGATCGGCATGAGCCAGCCGGCGCTCTCGGGTGCCGTTTCCGCCCTGGAAGAGGCACTGGGTGTCACCCTCCTGGAGCGTACGACGCGCAAGGTGCTGCTCTCCCCGGCCGGCGCACGGCTCGCGGTGCGGACCAAGGCGGTACTGGCGGAGGTCGGCGCGCTCGTCGAGGAGGCGGAGGCGGTGCGGGCGCCCTTCACCGGCGCGCTGCGGCTCGGTGTCATCCCGACCGTGGCGCCGTATCTGCTGCCGACGGTGCTGCGCCTCGTCCACGAGCGCTATCCCGACCTCGACCTCCAGGTCCACGAGGAGCAGACGGCGAGCCTCCTGGAGGGCCTGACGACCGGCCGGCTCGACCTGCTGCTGCTCGCGGTGCCCCTCGGCGTCCCCGGCGTCACCGAACTCCCGCTCTTCGACGAGGACTTCGTCCTGGTCACGCCGCTCGACCACCGACTCGGCGGCCGGGAGGGCCTGGAGCGCTCGGTGCTGCGCGAGCTGAAGCTGCTGCTGCTCGACGAGGGGCACTGCCTGCGCGACCAGGCGCTCGACATCTGCCGGGAGGCGGGCCGCGCGGGCGTCCCGGCGACGACCACGGCCGCCGGTCTGTCGACGCTGGTACAGCTGGTGGCGGGCGGCCTCGGGGTGACGCTGCTGCCCCGCACCGCCGTCCGGGTGGAGACCTCCCGCTCCAGCCAGCTCCTCACCGCGTCCTTCACCGACCCGGCCCCCACCCGCCGTATCGCCCTCGCCATGCGCACGGGCGCGGCCCGCTCGGCGGAGTACGGGGAACTGGCGGCGGCCCTGCGCGAGGCGATGGCGGACCTGCCGGTGCGGACGGTGCACGACTGA
- a CDS encoding peroxiredoxin, whose amino-acid sequence MLTVGDKFPEFDLTACVSLEKGKEFQQINHKTYEGQWKVVFAWPKDFTFVCPTEIAAFGKLNDEFADRDAQILGFSGDSEFVHHAWRKDHPDLTDLPFPMLADSKHELMRDLGIEGEDGFAQRAVFIVDQNNEIQFTMVTAGSVGRNPKEVLRVLDALQTDELCPCNWSKGDETLDPVALLSGE is encoded by the coding sequence GTGCTCACTGTCGGTGACAAGTTCCCCGAGTTCGACCTGACCGCCTGCGTCTCGCTGGAGAAGGGCAAGGAGTTCCAGCAGATCAACCACAAGACCTACGAGGGTCAGTGGAAGGTCGTCTTCGCCTGGCCCAAGGACTTCACCTTCGTGTGCCCGACCGAGATCGCCGCCTTCGGCAAGCTGAACGACGAGTTCGCCGACCGTGACGCCCAGATCCTCGGCTTCTCCGGCGACTCCGAGTTCGTGCACCACGCCTGGCGCAAGGACCACCCGGACCTGACCGACCTGCCCTTCCCGATGCTGGCCGACTCGAAGCACGAGCTCATGCGTGACCTCGGCATCGAGGGCGAGGACGGCTTCGCGCAGCGCGCGGTCTTCATCGTGGACCAGAACAACGAGATCCAGTTCACGATGGTCACCGCCGGCTCCGTCGGCCGTAACCCCAAGGAGGTCCTGCGGGTCCTCGACGCCCTGCAGACCGACGAGCTCTGCCCGTGCAACTGGAGCAAGGGCGACGAGACCCTGGACCCGGTCGCGCTGCTCTCGGGAGAGTGA
- a CDS encoding alkyl hydroperoxide reductase — MSLDSLKSAVPDYAKDLKLNLGSVIGNSDLPAQQLWGTVLATAIASRSPIVLRELEPEAKANLSPEAYSAAKSAAAVMAMNNVFYRTRHLLSDHEYGTLRAGLRMNVIGNPGVDKVDFELWSFAVSAINGCGMCLDSHEQVLRKAGVDRETIQEAFKIAAVVEAVGVTLDAEAVLAAE, encoded by the coding sequence ATGTCCCTCGACTCCCTGAAGTCCGCCGTCCCGGACTACGCCAAGGACCTGAAGCTCAACCTGGGTTCGGTCATCGGCAACTCCGACCTCCCGGCGCAGCAGCTGTGGGGCACCGTGCTGGCGACCGCCATCGCCTCGCGCTCCCCGATCGTGCTGCGCGAGCTGGAGCCGGAGGCCAAGGCGAACCTCTCGCCCGAGGCGTACTCGGCCGCCAAGTCGGCCGCCGCCGTCATGGCGATGAACAACGTCTTCTACCGCACCCGGCACCTGCTGTCGGACCACGAGTACGGCACCCTGCGCGCCGGTCTGCGGATGAACGTCATCGGCAACCCGGGCGTCGACAAGGTCGACTTCGAGCTGTGGTCCTTCGCGGTGTCGGCCATCAACGGCTGCGGCATGTGCCTGGACTCGCACGAGCAGGTGCTCCGCAAGGCCGGTGTGGACCGCGAGACGATCCAGGAGGCGTTCAAGATCGCCGCCGTGGTCGAGGCCGTCGGCGTCACGCTGGACGCCGAGGCGGTCCTCGCCGCCGAGTAG
- a CDS encoding AI-2E family transporter: MSRVPGWLGRLGAGLTRASERLEQRREEARRDDADDGPGPASDHERRPLDDTAEDAAGDSAVEYLAAHRPVALAHRPDPAQAVPWGVRVAAEAGWRLLVLAGTVWVLMRVISAVQLVVLAFVAALLITALLQPAVAWLRRHGVPRGPATALTAILGFVVMGLIGWFVTWQVMENIDNLSDQVQDGIDELRNWLLNSPFHVTDKQINEIAKNLRDAVGANTDQITSAGLEGVTVVVEALTGILLAAFSTLFLLYDGKRIWQWSLKLVPAAARPGVAGAGPRAWRTLTAYVRGTVIVALIDAIFIGLGIYFLDVPMAVPLAVFIFLFAFIPLVGAVVSGALAVVVALVTQGVFAAVMTLVVVLAVQQIEGHILQPFILGRAVRVHPLAVVLSVAAGGMVAGIGGAVVAVPLVAVTNTVVGYLRAYSREAALRRTPRPHGATSTDAAPAVDRVPGPPSPPAPPADGPPSDAP; this comes from the coding sequence ATGTCACGAGTGCCAGGGTGGCTCGGCCGGCTCGGCGCCGGACTGACGCGGGCGAGCGAGCGGTTGGAGCAGCGCCGCGAGGAAGCGCGGCGCGACGACGCCGACGACGGACCCGGGCCGGCCTCCGACCACGAGCGCCGGCCCCTGGACGACACGGCTGAGGACGCGGCCGGGGACTCCGCGGTCGAGTACCTCGCCGCCCACCGCCCGGTCGCGCTCGCCCACCGTCCCGATCCGGCTCAGGCCGTGCCGTGGGGAGTACGGGTGGCCGCGGAGGCGGGGTGGCGGCTGCTGGTGCTGGCGGGCACCGTGTGGGTGCTGATGCGGGTCATCAGCGCCGTACAGCTCGTGGTGCTGGCGTTCGTGGCCGCGCTGCTGATCACCGCGCTGCTCCAGCCGGCCGTGGCCTGGCTGCGCCGGCACGGGGTGCCGCGGGGGCCGGCCACCGCCCTGACCGCGATCCTCGGGTTCGTGGTGATGGGACTGATCGGCTGGTTCGTCACCTGGCAGGTCATGGAGAACATCGACAACCTCTCCGACCAGGTCCAGGACGGCATCGACGAACTGCGCAACTGGCTGCTGAACAGCCCCTTCCACGTCACCGACAAGCAGATCAACGAGATCGCGAAGAACCTGCGCGACGCGGTGGGCGCCAACACCGACCAGATCACGTCGGCCGGACTCGAAGGCGTCACGGTCGTCGTCGAGGCGCTCACCGGCATCCTGCTGGCCGCGTTCTCGACGCTGTTCCTGCTCTACGACGGCAAGCGCATCTGGCAGTGGTCGCTGAAGCTGGTGCCCGCGGCAGCCCGGCCGGGCGTCGCCGGGGCCGGCCCGCGCGCCTGGCGGACGCTGACCGCCTACGTGCGCGGCACGGTGATAGTCGCGCTGATCGACGCCATCTTCATCGGCCTCGGCATCTACTTCCTGGACGTGCCGATGGCCGTCCCGCTGGCCGTGTTCATCTTCCTGTTCGCCTTCATCCCGCTGGTCGGCGCGGTGGTGTCGGGTGCGCTCGCGGTCGTGGTGGCGCTGGTGACACAGGGCGTGTTCGCGGCGGTCATGACGCTCGTCGTGGTGCTGGCGGTGCAGCAGATCGAGGGGCACATCCTGCAACCGTTCATCCTCGGACGCGCGGTGCGGGTCCACCCGCTCGCGGTGGTGCTGTCGGTGGCCGCCGGCGGCATGGTGGCCGGCATCGGCGGCGCCGTGGTCGCCGTACCGCTGGTGGCGGTGACCAACACCGTCGTGGGCTACCTGCGGGCGTACTCCCGCGAGGCCGCCCTGCGCCGGACGCCGAGACCGCACGGAGCCACCTCGACCGACGCCGCCCCGGCCGTCGACCGCGTGCCGGGGCCGCCGAGCCCCCCGGCACCCCCGGCGGACGGCCCGCCGTCGGACGCCCCCTAG
- a CDS encoding aggregation-promoting factor C-terminal-like domain-containing protein gives MSRISVRGFAVASATAVTAVGSVVGVASGSVAQNNDDAEATAAGTTLLADIPMGEQAQVQTASLTQQADVQAIAADASAKKDAEEAARKAAAKTAVDKQEKAKKAAQAAKQREAQQEAASRDAKRESTSFAVQSSYSTSQIQAMARQMVPSGQFQCFSNIVNHESSWNYQAVNASSGAYGLFQALPAGKYASAGADWRTNPATQIKWGLSYMDNRYGSPCDAWAFWQANHWY, from the coding sequence GTGAGCCGGATCTCGGTCCGGGGATTCGCAGTGGCCTCGGCCACGGCGGTCACCGCCGTCGGAAGCGTCGTCGGAGTTGCCTCGGGCAGCGTCGCGCAGAACAACGACGACGCGGAGGCGACGGCAGCAGGCACGACCCTGCTTGCCGACATCCCCATGGGTGAGCAGGCGCAGGTGCAGACCGCGTCCCTGACGCAGCAGGCCGACGTGCAGGCCATCGCCGCGGACGCGAGCGCCAAGAAGGACGCCGAAGAGGCGGCCCGCAAGGCAGCCGCCAAGACCGCCGTGGACAAGCAGGAGAAGGCCAAGAAGGCGGCCCAAGCGGCGAAGCAGCGCGAGGCGCAGCAGGAAGCGGCCAGCCGCGACGCCAAGCGGGAGTCCACCAGCTTCGCCGTCCAGAGCTCCTACAGCACCAGCCAGATCCAGGCGATGGCGCGCCAGATGGTGCCCAGTGGCCAGTTCCAGTGCTTCAGCAACATCGTGAACCACGAGTCGAGCTGGAACTACCAGGCCGTCAACGCCTCCTCCGGCGCCTACGGCCTCTTCCAGGCCCTCCCGGCGGGCAAGTACGCCTCCGCGGGCGCCGACTGGCGGACCAACCCGGCCACCCAGATCAAGTGGGGCCTCAGCTACATGGACAACCGCTACGGCAGCCCGTGCGACGCCTGGGCCTTCTGGCAGGCCAACCACTGGTACTGA
- a CDS encoding PhoH family protein: protein MVTSTKRHKPDRRTYVLDTSVLLADPNALNRFDEHEVVLPIVVVTELEAKRHHPELGYFARQALRLLDEFRVRHGRLDAPIPIGDLGGTVRVELNHSDPSVLPTGYRLGDNDSRILAVARNLQAEGFDVTVVSKDLPLRIKASSVGLLAEEYRAELAITDASGWTGMSELTLPGEQVDVLFEEGRVYVPEAAGLPVHTGLTIQSERGKALGRVTPDGNVRLVRGDREAFGIKGRSAEQRIALDLLLDPDVGIVSMGGRAGTGKSALALCAGLEAVLERRQHQKVMVFRPLYAVGGQELGYLPGSEAEKMSPWAQAVFDTLSAVTSREVIEEVTARGMLEVLPLTHIRGRSLHDAFVIVDEAQSLERNVLLTVLSRIGANSRVVLTHDVAQRDNLRVGRYDGVVAVVEKLKGHPLFAHVTLTRSERSQIAALVTEMLEDGHI from the coding sequence GTGGTGACCAGCACAAAGCGCCACAAGCCAGATAGGCGCACCTACGTTCTCGACACCAGCGTCCTGCTGGCCGACCCGAACGCCCTGAACCGCTTCGACGAGCACGAGGTCGTGCTCCCCATCGTCGTGGTGACGGAGTTGGAGGCCAAACGGCACCATCCCGAACTCGGCTACTTCGCCCGGCAGGCCCTGCGCCTGCTCGACGAGTTCCGGGTGCGGCACGGTCGCCTCGACGCCCCCATCCCGATCGGGGACCTCGGCGGCACCGTCCGCGTCGAGCTCAACCACTCGGACCCCAGCGTGCTGCCCACCGGCTACCGCCTGGGGGACAACGACTCCCGCATCCTCGCGGTCGCCCGCAACCTCCAGGCGGAGGGATTCGACGTCACCGTCGTCTCGAAGGACCTCCCGCTCAGGATCAAGGCGTCCTCCGTCGGACTCCTGGCCGAGGAGTACCGCGCCGAGCTGGCCATCACGGACGCCTCCGGCTGGACCGGAATGTCCGAACTCACCCTGCCGGGTGAGCAGGTGGACGTGCTCTTCGAGGAGGGCCGGGTCTACGTCCCCGAGGCGGCCGGCCTGCCCGTGCACACCGGTCTGACCATCCAGTCGGAGCGCGGCAAGGCCCTCGGCCGGGTCACGCCCGACGGCAACGTCCGGCTGGTGCGCGGCGACCGGGAGGCGTTCGGCATCAAGGGCCGCAGCGCCGAGCAGCGGATCGCGCTCGACCTGCTCCTCGACCCGGACGTCGGCATCGTGTCGATGGGCGGCCGGGCCGGCACCGGCAAGTCGGCGCTCGCCCTGTGCGCGGGCCTCGAAGCGGTCCTGGAGCGCCGGCAGCACCAGAAGGTGATGGTCTTCCGGCCGCTGTACGCGGTGGGCGGGCAGGAACTCGGCTACCTGCCCGGCTCCGAGGCCGAGAAGATGAGCCCGTGGGCGCAGGCGGTCTTCGACACGCTGTCGGCCGTCACCAGCCGCGAGGTCATCGAGGAGGTGACCGCGCGCGGGATGCTGGAGGTACTGCCGCTCACCCACATCCGGGGGCGCTCGCTGCACGACGCGTTCGTGATCGTGGACGAGGCGCAGTCGCTGGAGCGGAACGTGCTGCTGACCGTGCTGTCCCGGATCGGGGCCAACTCACGGGTCGTACTCACCCATGACGTGGCACAACGGGACAATCTGCGGGTGGGCCGGTACGACGGAGTCGTCGCCGTCGTCGAGAAACTGAAGGGGCATCCGCTCTTCGCGCACGTCACCCTGACGCGCTCCGAGAGGTCCCAGATCGCGGCGCTCGTGACCGAAATGCTGGAGGACGGTCACATCTGA